In the genome of Dermacentor variabilis isolate Ectoservices chromosome 5, ASM5094787v1, whole genome shotgun sequence, one region contains:
- the LOC142582050 gene encoding uncharacterized protein LOC142582050, whose product MAKELAKLKEEVRAELLKEIKQEFKAFKDALERDLRNEIREVRNEERQMSKSIDFLHESIKEMRQKLDSEVSKNSSQVKENDELRAKYAALERKAGELERRLTHSEQYSRNANLEIQGVVKKENEDLATILSDIGTAIHEPISLSDVECCHRVPTRNPDKTNIVVQFKSRAKRDATLKKAKKTRITNRDLRLESTCPVYVNEHLCPALKRLLGMAVKRKYEHKWKSVWTSNGKIYARKSDTSDAVQISEERDLARITSAVSDVTGNAH is encoded by the coding sequence ATGGCTAAGGAACTCGCAAAACTGAAGGAAGAGGTAAGAGCTGAATTGCTCAAAGAAATTAAACAAGAATTCAAAGCCTTCAAAGATGCATTAGAGCGTGACCTTAGGAACGAGATCCGGGAGGTGCGCAATGAGGAACGCCAAATGAGTAAGAGTATTGACTTTCTGCATGAGTCAATCAAGGAAATGAGACAAAAGCTTGATTCTGAGGTCTCAAAGAATTCAAGTCAGGTAAAGGAAAATGACGAACTGCGCGCTAAATATGCTGCTCTGGAAAGAAAAGCAGGTGAACTTGAAAGGCGACTCACGCATTCGGAGCAGTACTCACGAAACGCTAATCTGGAAATACAGGGCgttgtaaagaaagaaaatgaggacCTTGCTACTATTTTATCTGATATAGGCACTGCAATCCATGAGCCAATCAGTTTATCTGACGTTGAGTGTTGTCACCGTGTTCCAACACGCAACCCGGATAAAACAAACATTGTCGTTCAGTTTAAATCTAGAGCTAAACGTGACGCCACCTTgaagaaagcaaagaagacaAGAATCACAAACAGAGACCTACGACTGGAATCCACATGCCCCGTTTATGTGAACGAACATTTGTGCCCAGCGCTAAAGAGGCTGCTTGGCATGGCAGTGAAAAGGAAGTATGAGCATAAATGGAAATCTGTGTGGACCAGCAATGGGAAAATCTATGCAAGGAAAAGCGATACGTCCGATGCTGTGCAAATATCGGAAGAACGTGATCTTGCTAGGATTACGTCTGCTGTTTCTGACGTGACTGGGAACGCTCACTAA